From one Coriobacteriia bacterium genomic stretch:
- a CDS encoding glutamate mutase L, with amino-acid sequence MPVARHIDALVAEIGSTTTVVSAFDGLTDEGETPRLLGQGVAPTSVLQGDVGVGVAAARAQLEAATGPLDSGITVATSSAAGGLRMTVHGLTQKMTAMAAREAALGAGGVVEYMTAGRLRDADLGRIDQVAPSLILLAGGVEGGDTDTVLYNAERLAGLKSRPIVVYAGNSLVADEARELLEAAGFRVRITANVYPGIDELEIVPARAVIHDAFEEHITHAPGMERIGEFVTGRILPTPGAVLIAAELLAEAVGDLVVVDVGGATTDVHSVTDGSPEMAAIATEPEPHSKRTVEGDLGVFVSASHVAALLPEGERPATLPPAIPSTPEQIAAAALLTRTAAVAGVQRHAGELLQLYTPRGRQTVARGRDLTACRLLVGTGGALTRLPGGEAMLEATRTGATGSERLLPPADSRCVLDHDYLLAACGALSTHFPADKVVALMRASCGL; translated from the coding sequence ATGCCCGTAGCGCGCCACATCGACGCGCTCGTCGCCGAGATCGGCTCAACCACCACAGTGGTCTCGGCGTTTGACGGGCTGACGGACGAGGGCGAAACGCCGCGGCTGCTGGGTCAGGGCGTGGCGCCGACCAGCGTGCTGCAGGGCGACGTCGGTGTGGGCGTGGCTGCGGCGCGCGCGCAGCTAGAGGCGGCCACCGGCCCACTCGATTCAGGCATCACCGTCGCGACCTCCTCGGCGGCTGGCGGGCTGCGCATGACGGTGCATGGGCTGACGCAGAAGATGACCGCGATGGCCGCGCGCGAAGCAGCTCTGGGCGCTGGTGGTGTCGTCGAGTACATGACGGCGGGACGTCTGCGCGACGCCGATCTGGGGCGCATCGACCAGGTCGCGCCGAGCCTCATCCTGCTCGCCGGTGGCGTCGAAGGCGGCGACACCGATACCGTGCTGTACAACGCCGAACGGCTGGCGGGTCTTAAGTCGCGGCCGATCGTTGTCTACGCGGGCAACTCGCTGGTCGCCGACGAGGCGCGCGAACTTCTTGAGGCCGCCGGCTTTCGCGTGCGGATCACAGCCAACGTCTATCCGGGCATCGACGAACTCGAGATCGTGCCTGCACGCGCCGTCATCCACGACGCGTTCGAGGAGCACATCACGCACGCGCCCGGCATGGAGCGCATCGGCGAGTTCGTGACCGGCCGCATCCTGCCCACGCCCGGCGCCGTGCTGATCGCCGCCGAGCTGCTCGCCGAAGCCGTGGGCGACCTCGTTGTGGTCGACGTCGGCGGAGCTACCACCGACGTGCACTCGGTCACCGACGGAAGCCCGGAGATGGCGGCGATAGCTACCGAGCCCGAGCCGCACTCCAAACGCACGGTCGAGGGAGACCTCGGCGTCTTCGTGAGCGCCAGCCACGTCGCAGCGCTGCTGCCCGAGGGCGAGCGCCCAGCGACCCTGCCGCCCGCAATCCCGTCCACTCCCGAACAAATCGCTGCTGCTGCGCTGCTCACCCGCACGGCGGCCGTCGCGGGCGTGCAACGCCACGCGGGCGAGCTGCTGCAGCTCTACACGCCGCGCGGCCGCCAGACCGTCGCTCGCGGCCGCGATCTGACCGCCTGCCGCTTGCTGGTAGGCACTGGAGGCGCGCTCACGCGGCTACCCGGCGGCGAGGCTATGCTGGAAGCCACTCGCACAGGTGCGACCGGCAGCGAGCGCCTGTTGCCTCCCGCCGACTCGCGCTGCGTGCTTGACCACGACTACCTGCTCGCCGCGTGCGGCGCGCTGTCCACGCACTTTCCCGCCGACAAGGTCGTGGCGCTCATGCGCGCCAGCTGCGGCCTGTAG
- a CDS encoding alanine racemase, whose amino-acid sequence MLARATLTIDLGKIEENARRVVAALPGIQIVGVTKVTCGAPEVARAMLAGGVGALAESRLENAARLRDAGICDHIWLLRAPTPSLAEDTVRLIDISAISELAIAEALDAAAARVGRVHSILAMVDIGDRREGMMPSELPAFLSAVEAMGNVDVFGIGASLTCYGAIVPDEENLGLLASLAQAAQTQLGRPLVVSGGSSTSIDPMMHGRGPAAIDNLRIGEAIVLGVDPATRLPIPGLDLHTDALTLSVPVVECMRKPSMPAGTSTQDAFGTTPSFVDRGERLRAIGALGRQDAPAEGLTSLDPGVEILGASSDHLVLDVEALAKPPAIGESLAFRPGYAATLGLFTSSYVDKRFV is encoded by the coding sequence ATGCTCGCTCGCGCCACACTCACTATCGACCTCGGCAAGATTGAAGAGAACGCACGCCGCGTCGTCGCGGCACTGCCCGGCATCCAAATCGTGGGCGTCACGAAGGTGACCTGCGGCGCGCCCGAGGTTGCGCGAGCGATGCTGGCGGGGGGCGTGGGTGCTCTCGCCGAGTCTCGGCTGGAGAACGCGGCCAGACTGCGCGACGCCGGTATCTGCGATCACATCTGGCTGTTGCGCGCACCCACCCCATCGCTTGCCGAGGACACCGTGCGCCTCATCGATATCAGCGCCATTAGCGAGCTCGCAATCGCCGAGGCGCTCGATGCTGCGGCCGCGCGCGTTGGCCGCGTGCACTCGATTCTGGCGATGGTCGACATCGGCGACCGGCGCGAGGGCATGATGCCGTCGGAGTTGCCAGCGTTCCTCTCGGCGGTAGAGGCGATGGGAAACGTCGATGTCTTCGGTATCGGAGCGAGCCTGACGTGCTACGGCGCCATCGTGCCGGATGAGGAGAACCTCGGCCTGCTCGCATCGCTTGCGCAGGCCGCGCAGACGCAGCTCGGGCGCCCGCTGGTCGTCTCGGGCGGCAGCTCGACGTCGATCGACCCGATGATGCACGGCCGCGGACCTGCCGCGATCGACAACCTGCGGATCGGCGAGGCGATCGTCTTGGGCGTCGACCCAGCGACACGCCTGCCGATACCCGGCCTCGACCTGCACACTGACGCGCTGACGCTCTCGGTGCCCGTCGTCGAGTGCATGCGCAAGCCTTCGATGCCCGCCGGGACGTCGACGCAGGACGCGTTCGGCACTACGCCGTCGTTCGTCGATCGCGGCGAGAGGCTCCGGGCGATCGGCGCGCTCGGGCGCCAAGACGCGCCAGCCGAGGGCCTGACGTCGCTCGATCCGGGCGTCGAGATCCTCGGCGCCTCAAGTGACCATCTGGTGCTCGACGTCGAGGCGCTGGCCAAGCCACCGGCGATCGGCGAATCGCTGGCATTTCGTCCTGGGTACGCTGCTACTCTGGGACTGTTCACGAGTTCGTATGTGGACAAACGCTTCGTCTGA
- the hutU gene encoding urocanate hydratase, whose product MTAGSRPVRAPRGTQLSALGWQQEAPLRMLMNNLDPEVAERPDDLVVYGGTGRAARSWEAFDALVRTLRTLKVDETMLVQSGKPVGVMRTHEWAPRVLIANSNLVPDWATWPEFRRLEHLGLTMYGQMTAGSWIYIGAQGILQGTYETFAAVAHKRFGDTLAGTLTVTGGCGGMGGAQPLAVTLNGGVVLVVEVDRGRLERRVHERYLDEWTDNIDDAVARVLAAKAERRALSVGLEGNCAGVLPELLRRGIEVDIVTDQTSAHDPLSYLPLGISVEDWHTEAERDPEGFTLKARESMARHVEAMVGFMDAGAEVFDYGNSIRAEAELGGYTRAWEFPGFVPAYIRPLFCEGKGPFRWAALSGDPADIYATDKAVLELFPDNDPLHRWIRQAGEKVAFQGLPARICWLGYGERDKAGARFNEMVADGRISAPIVIGRDHLDCGSVASPYRETESMLDGSDAIADWPLLNALVNTASGATWVSIHHGGGVGIGRSIHAGQVCCADGTEMAAQKIERVLTNDPGMGVIRHVDAGYDRAIEVADERGVRIPMREGDGGAA is encoded by the coding sequence ATGACCGCAGGATCTCGCCCCGTCCGCGCGCCGCGCGGTACCCAGCTTTCCGCGTTGGGCTGGCAGCAGGAAGCCCCGCTGCGAATGCTGATGAACAACCTCGACCCCGAGGTCGCCGAGCGACCTGACGACCTTGTCGTCTACGGTGGCACAGGCCGCGCCGCGCGCAGCTGGGAGGCGTTCGATGCGCTCGTGCGGACACTGCGCACGCTGAAGGTCGACGAGACGATGCTGGTGCAGAGCGGCAAGCCTGTGGGCGTGATGCGCACGCACGAGTGGGCGCCGCGCGTGCTGATCGCCAACAGCAACCTCGTTCCCGACTGGGCGACGTGGCCGGAGTTCAGGCGCCTCGAGCATCTCGGGCTGACGATGTACGGCCAGATGACGGCCGGTAGCTGGATCTACATCGGCGCGCAGGGAATCCTGCAGGGCACCTACGAGACGTTTGCCGCAGTCGCGCACAAGCGCTTCGGCGACACGCTCGCCGGCACGCTCACAGTCACCGGAGGTTGCGGCGGCATGGGCGGCGCGCAGCCGCTCGCCGTCACCTTGAACGGCGGCGTGGTGCTGGTGGTCGAGGTCGACCGAGGGCGCCTCGAGCGCCGCGTGCACGAGCGTTACCTCGACGAGTGGACCGACAACATCGACGACGCCGTGGCCCGAGTGCTGGCGGCAAAGGCCGAGCGTCGAGCGCTCTCCGTCGGCCTCGAGGGCAACTGTGCCGGCGTGCTGCCTGAGTTGCTTCGCCGCGGCATCGAGGTCGACATCGTCACCGACCAGACCTCTGCGCACGACCCGCTGTCCTACCTTCCTCTGGGCATCAGCGTCGAGGACTGGCATACGGAAGCCGAGCGCGACCCCGAGGGCTTCACGCTCAAGGCCCGCGAGTCGATGGCCAGGCACGTCGAGGCGATGGTCGGTTTCATGGACGCTGGAGCCGAAGTCTTCGACTACGGCAACTCGATTCGTGCCGAAGCAGAACTCGGCGGCTACACCCGCGCCTGGGAGTTCCCCGGCTTCGTGCCCGCCTACATCCGACCGCTCTTCTGCGAGGGCAAGGGCCCGTTTCGCTGGGCCGCACTCTCGGGCGACCCCGCCGACATCTACGCCACCGACAAGGCGGTGCTCGAGCTGTTCCCGGACAACGATCCGCTGCACCGCTGGATACGTCAGGCGGGGGAGAAGGTCGCTTTCCAGGGCTTGCCCGCCCGCATCTGCTGGCTGGGCTACGGCGAGCGCGACAAGGCCGGCGCCCGCTTCAACGAGATGGTTGCCGACGGCCGCATCAGCGCGCCGATCGTCATCGGCCGAGACCACCTCGACTGCGGCAGCGTCGCAAGCCCGTACCGCGAGACCGAGTCGATGCTGGATGGCAGCGACGCAATCGCAGACTGGCCGCTGCTCAACGCGCTCGTGAACACCGCCAGCGGCGCGACGTGGGTCTCCATCCACCATGGCGGCGGCGTCGGCATCGGCCGCTCCATCCACGCCGGCCAGGTCTGCTGCGCAGACGGCACCGAGATGGCCGCGCAGAAGATTGAGCGCGTGCTCACCAACGACCCCGGCATGGGCGTCATCCGCCACGTCGACGCTGGCTACGACCGCGCGATCGAGGTCGCCGACGAGCGCGGCGTGCGCATCCCGATGCGCGAGGGCGACGGGGGCGCGGCGTGA
- a CDS encoding PaaI family thioesterase: MSRKVLASQNVSRMCMVCGRDNPYSLKARFYQLDDGELVGEFDPLEQHQSYPGRLHGGISSAILDETIGRAMNITDPNAWGVTVELTVRFRKPVPLDAPLRAIARITRDTSRIFEGTGEIVLPDGTVAVEASGKYLKMPIEQIADGDFSREWFVDEREAPELLDA; the protein is encoded by the coding sequence ATGAGTCGCAAGGTCCTCGCATCGCAAAACGTCAGTCGCATGTGCATGGTCTGCGGACGCGACAACCCATACAGCCTTAAGGCGCGCTTCTACCAGCTCGACGACGGCGAGCTCGTGGGCGAGTTCGATCCGCTCGAGCAGCATCAGAGCTACCCGGGACGACTACACGGTGGAATCTCCTCGGCGATTCTGGACGAGACGATCGGGCGCGCGATGAACATCACGGACCCGAATGCGTGGGGCGTGACCGTCGAGCTGACCGTTCGATTCCGCAAGCCAGTCCCGCTCGACGCCCCGCTGCGCGCCATCGCGCGCATCACGCGCGACACGAGCCGCATCTTCGAGGGCACCGGCGAGATCGTGCTGCCGGACGGCACCGTTGCAGTCGAGGCGAGCGGCAAGTACCTGAAGATGCCCATCGAGCAGATTGCCGATGGCGACTTCAGCCGCGAGTGGTTCGTCGACGAGCGCGAGGCGCCAGAGCTGCTCGACGCCTAG
- the hutI gene encoding imidazolonepropionase has product MRSTLVTGIGELVTCDSSLGDGSSLGVLHDAALVADADGRVAWVGAAADAPSGTEDRIDVEGRAVIPGFVDSHTHLVFAGDRSAEFAARMAGEPYTGGGIATTVAATRAASDDELRASAQLRLAEMHASGTTTIETKSGYGLEVETETRLMRIGRALTRDNTFLGAHVVPPEYANDRAGYVALVCGPMLDACRKYMRWIDVFCDRGAFDAEETRAVLRAGAEAGVLLRMHGNQLEHGPGAQIAAEFQVSSIDHCTHLTADDITGLREGGVVATLLPAAEFSTRSVYPDARALLDAGVTVALATDCNPGSSYVTSMPFVIALAVREMHMTPAEALFASTRGSALSLERDDVGRLSPGAHADFAVLEAPSHLHLAYRPGSSVVAQTWIAGNRVV; this is encoded by the coding sequence ATGCGATCCACGCTGGTCACCGGCATCGGCGAGCTCGTCACCTGCGACTCGTCGCTCGGCGACGGCTCGTCGCTGGGGGTACTGCACGACGCGGCGCTCGTCGCCGATGCGGACGGCCGCGTGGCGTGGGTTGGAGCGGCGGCCGACGCGCCGAGTGGAACCGAAGACCGCATCGACGTCGAGGGCCGGGCGGTCATCCCCGGCTTCGTCGACTCTCACACGCACCTCGTGTTTGCTGGCGACCGAAGCGCCGAGTTCGCCGCGCGCATGGCCGGCGAGCCCTACACCGGCGGCGGTATCGCGACAACCGTCGCCGCCACGCGCGCGGCTTCCGACGACGAGTTGCGAGCGAGCGCCCAGCTCCGGCTCGCCGAGATGCACGCCTCGGGAACCACCACGATCGAGACGAAGAGCGGCTACGGTCTCGAGGTCGAGACCGAGACGCGCCTCATGCGCATCGGTCGCGCGCTGACGCGCGACAACACCTTCCTGGGCGCGCACGTGGTGCCGCCCGAGTACGCGAACGACCGTGCGGGATACGTCGCGCTGGTGTGCGGGCCCATGCTCGACGCCTGCCGCAAGTACATGCGTTGGATCGACGTCTTCTGCGATCGTGGAGCCTTCGATGCCGAGGAGACGCGCGCCGTCCTGCGCGCCGGCGCCGAGGCCGGGGTGCTGCTGCGCATGCACGGCAACCAGCTCGAGCACGGCCCGGGAGCGCAGATCGCAGCCGAGTTCCAGGTCTCGAGCATCGACCACTGCACGCACTTGACCGCCGACGACATCACCGGCCTGCGCGAGGGTGGTGTGGTCGCGACGCTGCTGCCGGCCGCCGAATTCTCGACCCGCTCGGTCTACCCGGACGCTCGGGCGCTGCTCGACGCCGGCGTGACCGTTGCGCTAGCAACCGACTGCAATCCGGGCAGCTCCTACGTGACGTCGATGCCGTTCGTGATCGCGCTCGCTGTACGCGAGATGCACATGACACCCGCCGAGGCGCTCTTCGCGTCCACGCGCGGCTCCGCTCTGTCGCTGGAGCGCGACGACGTCGGCCGGCTCTCGCCGGGCGCACACGCGGACTTTGCGGTGCTTGAGGCGCCGAGCCACCTCCACCTTGCCTACCGTCCCGGATCATCCGTGGTCGCCCAGACGTGGATCGCCGGTAACCGCGTCGTCTAG
- a CDS encoding tautomerase family protein, with protein MPLVRIETWPLPAETKRALITHVTQAVVEAVGCPDQAVEVMLFEVEKENWAQGGVCHADRVPHAPKP; from the coding sequence ATGCCGCTCGTACGAATCGAGACCTGGCCCCTCCCGGCCGAGACAAAGCGCGCGCTGATCACCCACGTCACTCAAGCCGTCGTGGAGGCCGTCGGCTGCCCCGATCAGGCGGTCGAGGTCATGCTCTTCGAGGTCGAGAAGGAGAACTGGGCGCAGGGCGGCGTATGCCACGCCGACCGCGTACCGCACGCGCCCAAGCCGTAG